Genomic window (Candidatus Methylacidiphilales bacterium):
TGGGTGCGCGGCGAGGAACTCCACCTGCTGGCCACCAGCCACAGCAACAAGTTCGAGGAGCGTTTCCAGGCGGCGCGTGATCTGATTTCCGCCATGCAGGAATCCGCCGACCAGGACGCGGAGATCGCCTGGCCGGAGGAAAAGGACTCGCCGTTCATCGCGCGTTATCATGAAGCCTACTCCCGCAAGCACGGCGCTCGGCATCTTTTGTCCCTGCCGGTGCGGCTTGAAAACGAAGTCCAGGGTGTGTTAGCGCTGGAACGGCAGGACCGGGCTTTCAGCGCGGAGGAACTGGATGCGCTGCGCCTGATCTGCGATTTGAGCGCGCGGCGGCTCGGGGATTTGGAGCGCACCGGGCGTTCCTGGTGGAAGCCCGGCGAAGTACGCGCCCGGCGCTGGCTCTCGCGCTTCCTCGGCCCGGAACGCACCCTGCTGAAGTTTGGCGCCGTTGCCGGGGCGTTGTTTGTGCTTTTCATATTCCTGATCCCGCTGCCCTACCGCGTGGGCGGAGATTTTACGCTCAAGACGCGCACGCTCTTGAACCTTCCGGCGCCGTTCGATGGTTATCTCAAGCATGTGGATGTGCTGGCGGGCGACCCGGTTTCCAAATCGCAGCCGCTGTTCGGCCTGGACGCGGAGGAACTGCATTTGCAGGAGGCGGAAACGCTGGCCAACCGGCAGCGGAGTGATAGTGAAGCCCAACTCGCCCAGGGTGACAGCCGGGTCAGCGACATGCACATCAAGTTCGCCCAGGCCTCGCAGGCGGACGCCAAGCTGGGCCAGATCCGCCTGAATCTCGCGCGCGCGGAAGTGCGGGCCCCGTTCGACGGCGTGGTGGTGGAAGGCGACCTGCGCGACAAGCTCGGCGCACCGGTGAAAAAAGGCGACATCCTGATGCGGGTCTGCCGTTTCGAGGACCTCTATATTGAAGCCGAACTCCAGGAACGCGATGTGCAGGACATCCGGGAAGGCGCGGCGGGCTGGGTGCGTTTTGCGGGGCGACCAGGCGAGAGTTACCGCATCATCGTTGAGCGGGTGGAGCCTGCGGCCGTGGCCAAACCAAAGGGCAATGTTTTTCTCGTCCGTTGCCGTCTGGCCGATCCGCCTGCATCCTGGTTTCGACCGGGCATGAGTGGCAGCGTCCGCATGAAGGCGGGCTGGCGCAGCGCCTGGTTCCAGGCCACGCATCGCCTGGTGGATTTCATCCGGCTCAAACTCTGGTGGTGAGGATGAACCTGTACACGCAAACCGCAATACGGGGGGATTAAGGGCATGGGCGCGCAAATGTTCAGCGAGGCGTGGCACCGCGTGGCGGCAAGCCGTGCGCAACTCAATCCGGCTGCCGAGGTTTCGCGCCAGACATTCCGCGGTGAAATCTGGTACGTGATCCGCGACCCGTTCAGCAACCGCTTTTTCCGCCTGCAAAGTTCCGCCTGGAATTTTCTGGCCCGATTGCGCACGGACCGGACCATCGACCAGGTTTGGCGCGAGTGCCTGGAGTTGTTTCCCGGCGATTCCCCCGGGCAGCAGGATGTGATCCGGCTGCTGGCACAGCTCACCGAGGCGAATCTCATGGTTTCGGATCTTCCGCCGGATGCGGGCAAGCTCTACGAACGCCGCCGGAAGGCCGATGAAAAGGAACTTGGCAGCAAATGGCTGAATTTCCTTTTTTTGCGCATGCATCTGCTGGACCCCAATCCTTTCCTGGAACGCTTGTTGCCCTGGTTCCGCCCGTTTTTTTCGCGCTGGTTTTTTGTGGTCTGGCTTTTGCTGGTGCTCAACGGCGTGAAGCTGGCGCTCGAACATTGGGACGCTGTCCGGGACCAGTCGCAGGCCATTTTTTCACCCTCGAATTTTTTCCTGTTTTATTTTTGCGGTGTCCTGACAAAATTCTGGCACGAACTCGGCCATGCGCTGGTTTGCAAGCGCTACGGCGGCGAGGTGAGAACGTTCGGAGTGATGTTGATGATCCTGACTCCCCTGCCCTATGTGGACGTGTCTTCGAGCACGGGTTTTACCGATTCGCGGCGTCGGATGCTGGTGGCGGCTGCGGGCATGATCTTTGAATTCTTTCTCGCCGCCCTCGCGATGCTGGTATGGGCCTCAACCGGGCCCGGCATGATCAACAGCATGGCCTACAACATCGTGGTGCTGGCGTCGGTGACCACCCTGCTTTTCAACATCAACCCCCTGCTCCGCTTTGACGGCTATTATATCTTCAGCGACTGGGTACAGATTCCAAACCTGGGCCAGCGCTCCACACTGCATCTGAAATATCTGCTCGAGCATTATGTCTTCCGCTCCCGTTTTGCGGTCGGCGTCGCGAGATCGCCCGCCGAGGCGCGCTGGCTTGGCGTTTATGGGGTAACCAGCGGCTTGTATCGCATTGTTTTGTTGTGGAGCATTTTCTTCGTCCTTGCGGAACATTTTTTGGGCCTCGGATTGGTGCTGGCCGCCGTGACCGTGGTGCTTTGGGTCGTGGTCCCGTCCGTCCGCTTCGTGCGATATATCCTGCACGATCCCGTGCTTGAGGCGGTCCGCTCGAGAGCAATCACACTAACATTTGGCGGGCTGGCCGTGATCCTGGTCTTTCTCTGGCTGATCCCATTCCCCAATCATTTTCGCGCGGACGGAGTGGTGGAAGCCTCGCGTTATGCCCGTATTTTTGCGGAGTCGGAAGGGCGCGTGGAAAAGATTGTCGTGCCCTCGGGTGAGGTCGTGCACAAAGGCGACTTGTTGATGGTTCTGTCCAATCCCCAGCTCGATTGTGACATCGAAGCCGCGAACGCCCAGGTGCGCGAGTGCGAGGCTCGCCTGCAGGGTGTGACCATGGAGGCGCGGGTGGAACTGCAACCCGCCGAGTCGGAAATGGACGCTGCCCGAGGAAATCTCAAACGCGCCGAAAGCCTGAAGTCGCGGCTGGAAATACGCGCGCCGTTTGACGGCGTCTGGGCGGCCCCCGGCGTACAGGACACCCTGGGCGCGTGGATGCAGCGGGGGAACCAACTCGGCGAGGTGATCGATCCCGCCGCGTACCGTTTTGTTGCTGTTGTCAGCCAGCAGCAGGCGTCGGAACTGTTTTCCAAACGTTTGCGCGGCGGCAAGGTTCGTTTGCGCGGCCAGAGCGGCACGGCCCTGCCCGCCAGGCAGTTCCGGATTGTGCCGGCGGAACAAAAAATCCTGCCCTCGGCGGCGCTGGGCTGGTCGGCCGGAGGTGATGTGAAGACGGAAAAAAATGACGCCAGCGGATTGAAAGCCGAGGATCCGTTCTTTCTGGTCTATGCCGATTTGCAGGCGCGTCCAGGCATTGCCCTGATGCAGCGCCGGACCGGGGTACTGCGCTTCGACCTCAAATGGGAACCGTTGCTCAGCCAGTGGAGCCGGAGCCTGCGACAGGTGTTTCAGGAAAAAATCCGGAACTAACCCGGATGGTTTACTGGTCTGCGCGAAGGGCAAAAAGAAGCTTCCGCGACAAGCTTCGTGATGAACTGCTGAACCGGGAAATTTTTGGTTCTCTGTTGGAAGTCAAAGTGCTGGCCGAGCAGTGGAGAATCGTATATAAGCAATAACGTCCGCACAGCTCGCTGGGGTATCAAACCCCTCAGGAGTTTGCGGCAGAGCTGCCAGACTCCGCTGCGGCCTATAGCCTACGCTGTGTCTGGCAGCATGAACAACAACATCAACCAAGGGATCAAACTATATTTTTGATCTGTCCCACTTCCGGGGTCAGGGCAAACGACCCTTTGTTTGGAAAGATTATCGTGTATGAGTAATATTCAATTTCAGCAGATCAGTTTAGCAGTGGTAGTTTTAGGTATCAGCATAATTTTCTACTTCAATCATCAATCTGCGAAAAAAATAGCGGCAGAACTACACTCTCAGCAAGAACGGTTGTCTGCTATTGAAAACTGTGTGGGGCGTTCAAAGGTAGATATCGGTGAAGATGTACGTAGTATTAGCGGCAAGATCGAAAGCATCCGCTCCGACGGGTCGGGCATCAAAGCAAATCCATTTTTAGCAAAGAGATCTGCCGAACTCGGTCATCAAGCCCAGAATAAT
Coding sequences:
- a CDS encoding efflux RND transporter periplasmic adaptor subunit codes for the protein MPSSPAPSNAALMVALDLQLQLNEQTRQQPAAMLFCNELAFHFKSARASLAWVRGEELHLLATSHSNKFEERFQAARDLISAMQESADQDAEIAWPEEKDSPFIARYHEAYSRKHGARHLLSLPVRLENEVQGVLALERQDRAFSAEELDALRLICDLSARRLGDLERTGRSWWKPGEVRARRWLSRFLGPERTLLKFGAVAGALFVLFIFLIPLPYRVGGDFTLKTRTLLNLPAPFDGYLKHVDVLAGDPVSKSQPLFGLDAEELHLQEAETLANRQRSDSEAQLAQGDSRVSDMHIKFAQASQADAKLGQIRLNLARAEVRAPFDGVVVEGDLRDKLGAPVKKGDILMRVCRFEDLYIEAELQERDVQDIREGAAGWVRFAGRPGESYRIIVERVEPAAVAKPKGNVFLVRCRLADPPASWFRPGMSGSVRMKAGWRSAWFQATHRLVDFIRLKLWW
- a CDS encoding biotin/lipoyl-binding protein — its product is MGAQMFSEAWHRVAASRAQLNPAAEVSRQTFRGEIWYVIRDPFSNRFFRLQSSAWNFLARLRTDRTIDQVWRECLELFPGDSPGQQDVIRLLAQLTEANLMVSDLPPDAGKLYERRRKADEKELGSKWLNFLFLRMHLLDPNPFLERLLPWFRPFFSRWFFVVWLLLVLNGVKLALEHWDAVRDQSQAIFSPSNFFLFYFCGVLTKFWHELGHALVCKRYGGEVRTFGVMLMILTPLPYVDVSSSTGFTDSRRRMLVAAAGMIFEFFLAALAMLVWASTGPGMINSMAYNIVVLASVTTLLFNINPLLRFDGYYIFSDWVQIPNLGQRSTLHLKYLLEHYVFRSRFAVGVARSPAEARWLGVYGVTSGLYRIVLLWSIFFVLAEHFLGLGLVLAAVTVVLWVVVPSVRFVRYILHDPVLEAVRSRAITLTFGGLAVILVFLWLIPFPNHFRADGVVEASRYARIFAESEGRVEKIVVPSGEVVHKGDLLMVLSNPQLDCDIEAANAQVRECEARLQGVTMEARVELQPAESEMDAARGNLKRAESLKSRLEIRAPFDGVWAAPGVQDTLGAWMQRGNQLGEVIDPAAYRFVAVVSQQQASELFSKRLRGGKVRLRGQSGTALPARQFRIVPAEQKILPSAALGWSAGGDVKTEKNDASGLKAEDPFFLVYADLQARPGIALMQRRTGVLRFDLKWEPLLSQWSRSLRQVFQEKIRN